A section of the Ranitomeya imitator isolate aRanImi1 chromosome 7, aRanImi1.pri, whole genome shotgun sequence genome encodes:
- the LOC138646031 gene encoding uncharacterized protein: MKDNRIITNLHRKETATNSLLHYDSAHPIHLRNSIPKGQFLRVKRNCSTEEDFRAESKKLTDRFQTRGYPRKVISRAFQHSQQCEREEILKPKQKKDARTIDLITVYHNQWGDVYGILKKNWNILLTEPKLHPWLAPAPRMVARRSRNLKDELVSSHFKRASARSGSCGRIFGSYPCGGCNICGFMISDTGISLPHLSKKIEPLAYFNCRTRNLVYALVCGCPKLYVGYTTQELRRRVQQHLSSINTAKRDREKGKQLSSVAGHFLQIHGGSAASLKVMGLEGIKMDIRGGNIVLDLLRRESKWIYNLDSRAPVGINEELLFTGFYKQV, from the coding sequence ATGAAGGACAACCGGATCATCACGAATCTACATAGAAAAGAGACGGCCACTAACAGCTTGCTCCACTACGACAGTGCACACCCAATTCACCTTCGTAACAGTATACCCAAGGGACAATTTTTGAGAGTCAAAAGGAACTGCTCAACTGAGGAGGACTTTCGGGCAGAATCTAAGAAACTTACTGACAGGTTCCAAACCAGGGGGTATCCGCGAAAAGTGATCTCGCGAGCATTCCAGCACTCCCAGCAGTGTGAACGGGAGGAGATACTTAAACCTAAACAGAAGAAGGATGCACGGACAATAGATCTGATTACTGTGTACCATAATCAATGGGGGGATGTGTATGGGATTCTTAAGAAAAATTGGAATATCCTACTCACAGAACCCAAACTTCACCCCTGGCTTGCTCCTGCACCAAGAATGGTGGCCAGAAGGTCACGGAACCTTAAGGACGAGCTGGTATCTAGCCACTTTAAACGGGCATCGGCTAGAAGTGGCAGCTGTGGTCGCATCTTTGGGTCCTATCCATGTGGTGGATGCAATATATGCGGCTTCATGATATCAGATACGGGTATATCGCTTCCACACTTATCAAAAAAGATTGAACCCTTGGCGTATTTCAACTGCCGTACCAGGAATCTGGTGTATGCCCTGGTGTGTGGGTGCCCAAAACTTTATGTGGGGTATACGACACAGGAGCTTAGGCGCCGGGTGCAACAGCATTTGTCTAGCATTAATACTGCTAAAAGAGATCGGGAGAAAGGTAAACAGCTCTCATCAGTAGCAGGACATTTCCTGCAGATTCATGGTGGTTCTGCGGCGAGCTTGAAGGTTATGGGGCTGGAGGGAATTAAAATGGATATTCGGGGTGGTAACATTGTGTTGGACCTACTTAGGAGAGAGTCCAAGTGGATTTACAATCTGGATAGTCGGGCTCCTGTAGGGATCAACGAGGAACTGTTATTTACCGGCTTTTACAAACAGGTCTAG